A genome region from Rhodanobacter thiooxydans includes the following:
- a CDS encoding glycosyltransferase family 2 protein — MPQLTVVVPAYNESAVLRSFHERLCKVLDGLPLACDVLYVDDGSHDDTWSIIESLVAADPRTGALKLSRNFGKEAALTAGLDAVLADAAVVIDADLQDPPELIPALVEQWQAGYDVVYATRSAREGESGFKRLTAAAFYRSMERLSETAIPRDTGDFRLLSRRALDALQQLRERQRFMKGLFSWIGYRQTAVHYQREPRQAGTTKWNYWRLGQLAIEGITSFSTAPLRLATWVGLAAAGVSFAYGAFVLLKALLYGDPVRGYPTLILVVLFLGGVQLLALGVIGEYLGRNYAESKQRPLYFIEERRPPRTPR; from the coding sequence ATGCCGCAGCTCACCGTCGTCGTTCCCGCCTACAACGAATCGGCCGTGCTGCGGTCGTTCCACGAGCGCCTGTGCAAGGTGCTGGACGGCCTGCCGCTGGCGTGTGACGTGCTCTACGTCGACGACGGCAGCCACGACGACACCTGGTCGATCATCGAGTCGCTGGTCGCCGCCGATCCGCGCACCGGTGCGCTGAAGCTGTCGCGTAACTTCGGCAAGGAGGCGGCGCTGACCGCCGGACTCGACGCCGTACTCGCCGATGCCGCGGTGGTGATCGATGCCGACCTGCAGGACCCGCCCGAACTGATTCCCGCCCTGGTCGAGCAATGGCAGGCCGGCTACGACGTGGTCTACGCCACGCGCAGCGCGCGCGAAGGCGAGAGCGGTTTCAAGCGCCTCACCGCGGCGGCGTTCTACCGCAGCATGGAGCGCCTGTCCGAGACCGCGATCCCGCGCGACACCGGCGACTTCCGCCTGCTCTCGCGCCGGGCGCTGGACGCGCTGCAGCAGTTGCGCGAACGGCAGCGCTTCATGAAAGGCCTGTTCAGCTGGATCGGCTACCGGCAGACCGCCGTGCACTACCAGCGCGAACCGCGCCAGGCCGGCACCACCAAGTGGAACTACTGGCGGCTGGGCCAGCTGGCGATCGAGGGAATCACCTCGTTCTCCACCGCGCCGCTGCGGCTGGCCACCTGGGTCGGGCTGGCCGCGGCCGGGGTGTCCTTCGCCTACGGCGCCTTCGTGCTGCTCAAGGCCCTGCTCTACGGCGACCCGGTGCGCGGCTACCCCACCCTGATCCTGGTGGTCCTGTTCCTCGGCGGGGTGCAGTTGCTGGCGCTCGGCGTGATCGGCGAATACCTCGGCCGCAACTACGCCGAGAGCAAGCAGCGGCCGCTGTATTTCATCGAGGAACGACGCCCGCCACGCACGCCGCGCTGA
- the mtgA gene encoding monofunctional biosynthetic peptidoglycan transglycosylase has product MPVPFRRAPLTRLLRLLAIALLAWLALSWLVVLVLRFVPPWTSAVMLERQLGAWIHGEHDFRLRQHWVPWSQVSGWVPLAMVAGEDQKFPYHHGFDLHSIQDALDAADDGGRLRGASTISQQTAKNLFLWNGRSFVRKGLEAYFTVLIELSWPKQRILEVYMNIAELGDGVYGVGAASEAYFHVAPAQLGPAQAARLAAVLPSPRRLHADRPSAYLQRRAGWIQQQMVRLGGPGYVEGRAPLHPPH; this is encoded by the coding sequence ATGCCTGTTCCGTTCCGCCGCGCCCCGCTGACACGCCTGCTGCGCCTGCTGGCGATCGCGCTGCTGGCCTGGCTGGCGCTGAGCTGGCTGGTGGTGCTGGTGCTGCGCTTCGTGCCGCCGTGGACCTCGGCGGTGATGCTGGAGCGCCAGCTCGGCGCGTGGATCCACGGCGAGCACGACTTCCGGCTGCGCCAGCACTGGGTGCCGTGGAGCCAGGTGTCGGGCTGGGTGCCGCTGGCGATGGTGGCCGGCGAGGACCAGAAATTCCCCTACCACCACGGCTTCGACCTCCATTCCATCCAGGACGCGCTCGACGCGGCCGATGACGGCGGGCGCCTGCGCGGCGCCAGCACGATCAGCCAGCAGACCGCCAAGAACCTGTTCCTGTGGAACGGCCGCAGCTTCGTGCGCAAGGGGCTGGAGGCGTACTTCACCGTGCTGATCGAACTGAGCTGGCCGAAGCAGCGCATCCTCGAGGTGTACATGAACATCGCCGAGCTGGGCGACGGCGTCTACGGCGTGGGCGCGGCCAGCGAGGCGTACTTCCACGTTGCGCCGGCCCAGCTCGGCCCGGCCCAGGCCGCCCGCCTCGCCGCGGTGCTGCCGAGCCCACGTCGGCTGCACGCCGACCGCCCCAGCGCCTACCTGCAGCGCCGCGCCGGCTGGATCCAGCAGCAGATGGTCCGGCTCGGCGGCCCCGGCTATGTCGAGGGCCGCGCGCCGCTGCATCCGCCGCATTGA
- a CDS encoding Hsp33 family molecular chaperone HslO — protein MDELPVDDVLHRFLLERAGVRGTLVRLGPAWREVAGRADYPPALHALLGEALAASALLTGGIKLDGALSIELKSAGALRLLFAECSDQGRLRGLARWNEPLPAPLALDALADAIMAITIGNVDRGQRYQGLVDLRHADLAASLEDYFTKSEQLPARILLAADGERAVGLMLQKMPGEGGHAVVQDDDAWNRVVHLTATLGAEELLASAPEQLLYRLYHEESVRLFEPRPLAFGCSCSRERVTAMLRSLGRDEVEAALAARDGEIEVVCEFCAQRYHFDRIDAEHLLSEGAAPGAPGTAQ, from the coding sequence GTGGACGAACTGCCTGTGGATGACGTGTTGCACCGCTTCCTGCTCGAGCGCGCCGGAGTGCGCGGCACCCTGGTGCGGCTGGGGCCGGCCTGGCGCGAAGTGGCCGGCCGCGCAGACTACCCGCCGGCGCTGCACGCCCTGCTGGGCGAGGCGCTGGCGGCCAGCGCGCTGCTGACCGGCGGCATCAAGCTCGACGGCGCGTTGTCGATCGAATTGAAGAGCGCCGGCGCGTTGCGCCTGCTGTTCGCCGAATGCAGCGACCAGGGCCGCCTGCGCGGGCTGGCGCGCTGGAACGAGCCGCTGCCCGCGCCGCTGGCGCTGGATGCGCTGGCTGACGCGATCATGGCCATCACCATCGGCAACGTCGATCGTGGCCAGCGCTACCAGGGCCTGGTGGATCTGCGCCACGCCGACCTGGCCGCTTCGCTGGAAGACTACTTCACCAAGTCCGAGCAGTTGCCGGCGCGCATCCTGCTGGCCGCCGATGGCGAGCGCGCGGTCGGCCTGATGCTGCAGAAGATGCCGGGCGAGGGTGGCCATGCCGTCGTGCAGGACGACGATGCCTGGAACCGCGTGGTGCACCTGACCGCCACGCTGGGCGCGGAGGAACTGCTGGCCAGTGCGCCGGAGCAGTTGCTGTACCGGCTCTACCACGAGGAATCGGTGCGCCTGTTCGAGCCGCGCCCGCTGGCGTTCGGCTGCAGCTGCAGCCGCGAGCGGGTCACCGCGATGCTGCGCTCGCTCGGTCGCGACGAGGTGGAGGCGGCGCTGGCCGCGCGCGACGGGGAGATCGAGGTGGTCTGCGAGTTCTGCGCGCAGCGCTACCACTTCGACCGCATCGATGCCGAGCACCTGCTGAGCGAAGGTGCGGCTCCCGGCGCACCGGGTACGGCGCAGTAA
- a CDS encoding bifunctional diguanylate cyclase/phosphodiesterase, producing the protein MSATPTIRSSQPPPVAKDLAALHAAVERLFEASDAAGVMEVCELMLDNLGIHGRLRWRRMDEQPGHLAGQLVLAEDPQGPRSLVLEWADLPLPEPLRERLDWLGRLADVRLHQLAETSRLYEAISRLAQAERLQRALYAIAEQAGAEHDMPEMIRSLHAIVSSLMYAENFYIVLYDAVTETVRFPYYVDIKDTDPPPPEQSVPLQDMLHSLTWNLLQEGRPLMGSIDELRQQFSNRLVPLGPSCEHWLGAPLLRAGRVVGGIVMQSYRADTHYSRHDLELLNYVAQHVQTALERREAHLELGRRVTDRTAALREANRVLRQQVLQRQRGERLQAALFRIAELSNTSDSLDKFYAAMHQVISGLLYARNFYIALLDEESGHLTFPYSVDDVENVRPSRAHGRGATEYVLRHAKPLLATPAEIDRLSAQGEISHFGARSVCWLGVPLIWGGKAMGVLALQSYSPEHTYNERDQELLTFVSYHIANALQRKQAAASLKHAYAGLERRVTERTRALALANRDLREQIAERERVERRLKYETLHDSLTGLPNRTLLLQRLEQAMRRYADNPDEQFAVLFIDLDRFKVINDSVGHLVGDDLLFQVGGRIRACLKTRDVVARLGGDEFAVLLEGIVETDKATLIAERIISELQTPFRLGTKEIFTSASIGIALARPHYRQPEELLRDADAAMYNAKDGGRHRAAMFDDRLRREALSLLDMESDLRHALSRNEFEPFYQPIVELADGRVTGYEALLRWHHPERGLLPPHDFLLIAEECGCAEAIDWQIFEQVCTQAVRLIGTDGFISINVSGRHFRSADLDQRLLALFEQYAVPTRCIRIEVTEHALLENPTQVKQMLQNLRSHGVGIALDDFGTGYSSLSYLHQYPFETLKIDRSFITELPPDDTETQGLALVRAIQVLADSLQMKVIAEGIEDESQRQALLRVGCRYGQGFLFAEAQPAATWLGAGRPLLLN; encoded by the coding sequence ATGAGCGCCACACCGACGATCCGTTCATCCCAGCCGCCGCCGGTGGCCAAGGATCTTGCGGCCCTGCATGCGGCGGTCGAAAGATTGTTCGAGGCTTCCGACGCCGCCGGCGTCATGGAAGTGTGCGAGCTGATGCTGGACAACCTCGGCATCCACGGTCGCCTGCGCTGGCGGCGCATGGATGAGCAGCCCGGTCATCTGGCCGGGCAGCTGGTGCTGGCCGAAGATCCGCAAGGCCCGCGCAGCCTGGTGCTGGAATGGGCCGACCTGCCGCTGCCCGAACCCCTGCGCGAGCGCCTGGACTGGCTGGGCCGGCTCGCCGACGTCCGCCTGCACCAACTGGCCGAGACCAGCCGCCTGTACGAGGCCATCTCGCGGCTGGCACAGGCCGAGCGACTGCAGCGCGCGCTGTACGCGATCGCCGAGCAGGCCGGCGCCGAACACGACATGCCCGAGATGATACGCTCGCTGCACGCCATCGTCAGCAGCCTGATGTACGCGGAAAACTTCTACATCGTGCTCTACGACGCGGTCACCGAGACGGTGCGCTTCCCCTACTACGTCGACATCAAGGACACCGATCCGCCGCCGCCGGAGCAGAGCGTGCCGCTGCAGGACATGCTGCACAGCCTGACCTGGAACCTGCTGCAGGAAGGCAGGCCGCTGATGGGTTCGATCGACGAGTTGCGCCAGCAATTCAGCAACCGGCTGGTGCCGCTCGGTCCCAGCTGCGAGCACTGGCTGGGCGCGCCGCTGCTGCGCGCCGGCCGCGTCGTCGGCGGCATCGTGATGCAGAGTTACCGCGCCGATACGCACTATTCCCGGCACGACCTGGAGCTGCTGAACTATGTGGCCCAGCACGTGCAGACCGCGCTGGAGCGGCGCGAGGCGCACCTCGAACTGGGTCGCCGGGTGACCGACCGCACCGCCGCGCTGCGCGAGGCGAACCGCGTGTTGCGCCAACAGGTGCTGCAGCGCCAGCGCGGCGAGCGCCTGCAGGCGGCGCTGTTCCGCATCGCCGAGCTGTCCAACACCTCGGACAGCCTGGACAAGTTCTACGCGGCCATGCATCAGGTCATCAGCGGCCTGCTGTACGCGCGCAACTTCTACATCGCGCTGCTGGACGAGGAGAGCGGCCACCTCACCTTTCCCTACTCGGTCGACGATGTCGAGAACGTGCGCCCGTCGCGCGCGCACGGTCGTGGCGCCACCGAATACGTGCTGCGCCATGCCAAGCCGCTGCTGGCCACGCCGGCGGAGATCGACCGCCTCAGCGCGCAGGGCGAGATCAGCCATTTCGGCGCGCGCTCGGTGTGCTGGCTCGGCGTGCCGCTGATCTGGGGCGGCAAGGCGATGGGCGTGCTGGCGCTGCAGAGCTACTCGCCCGAGCACACCTACAACGAGCGCGACCAGGAACTGCTGACCTTCGTCAGCTACCACATCGCCAACGCGCTGCAGCGCAAGCAGGCCGCCGCGTCGCTGAAACACGCCTATGCCGGGCTGGAACGCCGCGTCACCGAGCGCACCCGCGCGCTGGCGCTGGCCAACCGCGACCTGCGCGAACAGATCGCCGAGCGCGAGCGCGTCGAGCGTCGGCTGAAGTACGAGACCCTGCACGACTCGCTGACCGGCCTGCCGAACCGCACCCTGCTGCTGCAACGGCTGGAACAGGCCATGCGGCGCTATGCTGACAACCCCGACGAGCAGTTCGCCGTGCTGTTCATCGACCTGGACCGCTTCAAGGTCATCAACGATTCGGTCGGCCATCTGGTCGGCGACGACCTGCTGTTCCAGGTCGGCGGCCGCATCCGCGCCTGCCTGAAGACCCGCGACGTGGTCGCGCGGCTCGGCGGCGACGAGTTCGCGGTGCTGCTGGAAGGCATCGTCGAAACCGACAAGGCCACGCTGATCGCCGAACGCATCATCAGCGAGCTGCAGACGCCGTTCCGGCTCGGCACCAAGGAGATCTTCACCTCCGCCTCGATCGGCATCGCGCTGGCCCGCCCGCATTACCGCCAGCCGGAGGAACTGCTGCGCGACGCCGACGCGGCGATGTACAACGCGAAGGACGGCGGCCGCCATCGCGCGGCCATGTTCGACGACCGCCTGCGCCGCGAGGCGCTGTCGCTGCTGGACATGGAGAGCGACCTGCGCCACGCGCTCAGCCGCAACGAGTTCGAGCCGTTCTACCAGCCGATCGTGGAACTGGCCGATGGCCGCGTCACCGGCTACGAGGCGCTGCTGCGCTGGCACCATCCCGAGCGCGGTCTGCTGCCGCCGCACGACTTCCTGCTGATCGCGGAGGAATGCGGCTGCGCCGAGGCGATCGACTGGCAGATCTTCGAGCAGGTGTGCACCCAGGCGGTGCGGCTGATCGGCACGGACGGCTTCATCAGCATCAACGTGTCCGGTCGGCATTTCCGCTCGGCCGACCTCGACCAGCGGCTGCTCGCGCTGTTCGAACAGTACGCCGTGCCCACGCGCTGCATCCGCATCGAGGTCACCGAGCACGCGCTGCTGGAGAACCCGACCCAGGTCAAGCAGATGCTGCAGAACCTGCGCAGCCACGGCGTCGGCATCGCGCTGGACGATTTCGGCACCGGCTATTCCTCGCTCAGCTACCTGCACCAGTACCCGTTCGAGACGCTGAAGATCGACCGCTCGTTCATCACCGAACTGCCGCCGGACGACACCGAAACGCAGGGCCTGGCGCTGGTGCGCGCAATCCAGGTGCTGGCCGATTCGCTGCAGATGAAGGTGATCGCCGAAGGCATCGAGGACGAATCGCAGCGACAGGCGCTGCTGCGCGTGGGCTGCCGCTACGGCCAGGGCTTCCTGTTCGCCGAGGCGCAGCCTGCCGCCACCTGGCTCGGTGCCGGCAGGCCGCTGCTGCTCAACTGA
- a CDS encoding DUF4097 family beta strand repeat-containing protein yields MKPVRYLPLLLCLCIGQALADSPIQLRHDATPTARIGIGNVAGTVNVTAWDRNEVEVSGRLGDGAKPLAITGSNGDLEIRVEPQGGSGWFNRGGDSRMAPTTLELRVPRAASLDVNVVSAPLVIDGMDGGSIQVSTVSGKARINARTPSLKVHSVSGGIEQAGHADQADLQTVSGEILAPALGSEVELQTISGHIQASGGPWRKLTLSTVSGDVQLSGGVAAGGSIGIDSMSGDVQLQLPATTSASLHASSFSGDLRSDFGTPKKPEHGPGSSLDVRLGDAAGKINIETFSGDLRVRKRD; encoded by the coding sequence ATGAAACCCGTCCGCTATCTTCCCCTGCTGCTGTGCCTGTGCATCGGCCAGGCGCTCGCCGACTCGCCGATCCAGCTGCGCCACGACGCCACCCCGACCGCCCGCATCGGCATCGGCAACGTCGCCGGCACGGTGAACGTGACCGCGTGGGACCGCAACGAAGTGGAGGTCAGCGGCCGACTCGGCGACGGCGCCAAGCCACTGGCGATCACCGGCAGCAACGGCGACCTGGAGATCCGGGTGGAACCGCAAGGCGGCTCCGGCTGGTTCAACCGGGGCGGCGACAGCAGGATGGCGCCGACCACGCTGGAGCTGCGCGTGCCCAGGGCAGCCTCGCTCGACGTCAACGTGGTCAGCGCGCCGCTGGTCATCGACGGCATGGACGGCGGCAGCATCCAGGTCAGCACGGTCAGCGGCAAGGCGCGCATCAATGCACGCACGCCCTCGCTGAAGGTGCACAGCGTCAGCGGCGGCATCGAGCAGGCCGGGCATGCCGACCAGGCCGACCTGCAGACCGTCAGCGGCGAGATCCTCGCGCCGGCGCTGGGTTCCGAGGTCGAGCTGCAGACCATTTCCGGCCACATCCAGGCCAGTGGCGGGCCGTGGCGCAAGCTCACCCTCAGCACCGTGTCCGGCGACGTGCAGCTCAGCGGCGGCGTGGCCGCCGGCGGCAGCATCGGCATCGACAGCATGAGTGGCGACGTGCAGCTCCAGCTGCCTGCGACGACTTCGGCCAGCCTGCATGCCAGCAGCTTCAGCGGCGACCTGCGCAGCGATTTCGGCACGCCGAAGAAACCCGAGCACGGCCCCGGCAGCTCGCTGGACGTCCGTCTCGGCGACGCTGCCGGCAAGATCAACATCGAGACGTTCAGCGGCGACCTGCGCGTGCGCAAGCGGGACTGA
- a CDS encoding RNA polymerase sigma factor, protein MSPAPAGANDSDDVRAAAAGDRQAFQRLYRLHVGRVHGAVCRLAGYDHARAEDLTQDAFIRAWQKLPGFRHESAFGTWLYRLAVNVALMDIRARGADPVSMLDDEHLPDTGQTPFCAAEREELERAIARLPPRARAVLVLHDIEGWRHEEIGGELGMAIGTSKAQLHRARALLRKILGESS, encoded by the coding sequence ATGTCGCCTGCCCCAGCGGGAGCCAACGACAGCGATGACGTGCGCGCGGCGGCCGCTGGCGACCGCCAGGCCTTCCAGCGGCTGTACCGGCTGCACGTGGGCCGCGTGCACGGCGCGGTATGCCGGCTCGCCGGCTACGACCATGCCCGCGCCGAGGACCTCACCCAGGACGCGTTCATCCGCGCCTGGCAGAAGCTGCCGGGCTTCCGTCACGAGAGCGCGTTCGGCACCTGGCTGTACCGGCTCGCGGTGAACGTGGCGCTGATGGACATCCGCGCGCGTGGCGCCGACCCGGTCAGCATGCTCGACGACGAGCATCTGCCGGATACCGGCCAGACCCCGTTCTGCGCCGCCGAGCGCGAGGAGCTGGAACGCGCCATCGCCCGACTGCCGCCGCGCGCCCGCGCCGTGCTGGTGCTGCACGACATCGAAGGCTGGCGGCACGAGGAAATCGGCGGCGAGCTGGGCATGGCCATCGGCACCTCGAAAGCGCAACTGCACCGCGCACGCGCGCTGCTGCGCAAGATCCTGGGAGAAAGCTCATGA
- a CDS encoding phosphoenolpyruvate carboxykinase (GTP), with the protein MASTLEALDRWVAEVAALTRPDRIHWCDGSEAEYQTLVQQMLADGTLIELNQQTHPGCYLHRSHPQDVARVEHLTLVCHPNREDAGPNNHWMAPAEAHAKIDALFDGCMAGRTMYVIPYCMGPIDSPLARCGVEITDSPYVVANMKIMTRMGADAQARIEREGSFVKGLHSIGELDPEQRWIMHFPAELSIKSYGSGYGGNALLGKKCHALRIASNQARSEGWLAEHMLIVGIENPRGETHYIAAAFPSACGKTNLSMLIPPEGYRRDGWKVWTIGDDICWMHPGPDGRLYAINPEAGFFGVAPGTSDVTNHNAMRSISHDTIFTNVAVTADNQPWWEGLPGTPVTDWQGRPYDPANGPAAHPNSRFTVSAKQCPTWSAQAEAPQGVPISAIVFGGRRPSLLPLVMEARDWSHGVLMGAAMGSETTAAATGAVGVLRRDSMAMKPFCGYHYGDYFAHWLSFDRPGAKLPKIFHVNWFRKGADGKFLWPGFGDNLRVLQWMIDRAEGRVQGVETPIGILPGEGELQLDGLKLERSRLDELLDVDNAGWQAELSAIDDYLASFAPRLPERLRREQQRVAQALESDAGPSRREAAAS; encoded by the coding sequence ATGGCCAGCACGCTGGAAGCGCTTGATCGTTGGGTCGCCGAAGTGGCGGCGCTGACCCGCCCCGACCGGATCCACTGGTGCGACGGTTCGGAAGCCGAATACCAGACTCTGGTGCAGCAGATGCTGGCCGACGGCACCCTGATCGAACTGAACCAGCAGACCCATCCAGGCTGTTACCTGCACCGCTCGCACCCGCAGGACGTGGCCCGCGTCGAGCACCTCACCCTGGTCTGCCACCCGAATCGGGAAGATGCCGGCCCGAACAACCACTGGATGGCCCCGGCCGAGGCGCACGCGAAGATCGACGCGCTGTTCGACGGCTGCATGGCCGGCCGCACCATGTACGTGATCCCGTACTGCATGGGCCCGATCGACTCGCCGCTGGCGCGTTGCGGGGTGGAGATCACCGACAGCCCGTACGTGGTCGCCAACATGAAGATCATGACCCGCATGGGCGCGGACGCGCAGGCGAGGATCGAGCGCGAGGGTTCGTTCGTGAAGGGCCTGCACTCGATCGGCGAGCTCGACCCCGAGCAGCGCTGGATCATGCACTTCCCGGCCGAGCTCAGCATCAAGTCCTACGGCTCCGGCTACGGCGGCAACGCGCTGCTGGGCAAGAAGTGCCATGCGCTGCGCATCGCCAGCAATCAGGCGCGCAGCGAGGGCTGGCTGGCCGAGCACATGCTGATCGTGGGCATCGAGAATCCGCGCGGCGAGACGCACTACATCGCCGCGGCATTCCCTTCCGCCTGCGGCAAGACCAACCTGTCGATGCTGATCCCGCCGGAAGGCTACCGGCGTGACGGCTGGAAGGTGTGGACGATCGGCGACGACATCTGCTGGATGCATCCCGGCCCGGATGGACGGCTGTACGCGATCAACCCGGAGGCCGGCTTCTTCGGCGTGGCGCCGGGCACCAGCGACGTCACCAACCACAATGCCATGCGGAGCATCTCGCACGACACCATCTTCACCAACGTCGCCGTCACCGCCGACAACCAGCCGTGGTGGGAAGGCCTGCCCGGCACGCCGGTCACCGACTGGCAGGGCCGACCCTACGACCCGGCCAATGGCCCGGCCGCGCATCCGAACTCGCGCTTCACGGTCAGCGCGAAGCAGTGCCCGACCTGGTCGGCGCAGGCCGAGGCGCCGCAGGGCGTGCCGATCAGCGCGATCGTGTTCGGCGGCCGCCGGCCCTCGCTGCTGCCGCTGGTGATGGAAGCGCGTGACTGGAGCCACGGCGTGCTGATGGGCGCCGCGATGGGCTCGGAAACCACCGCCGCGGCCACCGGCGCGGTGGGCGTGCTGCGTCGCGATTCGATGGCGATGAAGCCGTTCTGCGGCTACCACTACGGCGACTACTTCGCGCACTGGCTGTCGTTCGACCGGCCCGGCGCGAAGCTGCCGAAAATCTTCCACGTCAACTGGTTCCGCAAGGGCGCCGACGGCAAGTTCCTGTGGCCGGGCTTCGGCGACAACCTGCGCGTGCTGCAATGGATGATCGACCGCGCCGAGGGTCGCGTGCAGGGCGTCGAGACGCCGATCGGCATCCTGCCCGGCGAGGGTGAACTCCAGCTCGACGGGCTCAAACTCGAGCGCAGCCGGCTCGACGAACTGCTCGACGTGGACAACGCCGGCTGGCAGGCCGAGCTGTCCGCCATCGACGACTATCTCGCCAGCTTCGCCCCGCGCCTGCCCGAACGCCTGCGGCGGGAGCAGCAACGCGTGGCGCAGGCATTGGAGAGCGACGCCGGCCCGTCGCGCCGCGAGGCCGCCGCCTCCTGA
- a CDS encoding TetR/AcrR family transcriptional regulator — translation MNVSSKPERTRLSAEDWELAALQLIAEHGVGALAVEALARQLGVTKGSFYWHFRTREALLHAALERWEQYGEREVLGQIEQISDPRQRLPELFRRVAHELQPHRVYAALLKALDHPQVVPVMARVSQRRMEFLTTAYREAGLPPAEALNRARLTYAAYVGFLQLNFTLGLPRINLEEFDAYVEHMIATLIPA, via the coding sequence ATGAATGTCAGCAGCAAGCCAGAACGTACCCGGCTGTCGGCCGAGGATTGGGAACTTGCCGCGCTGCAGCTGATCGCCGAGCACGGCGTCGGCGCACTCGCGGTGGAAGCGCTGGCACGCCAGCTGGGCGTGACCAAGGGCAGCTTCTACTGGCACTTCCGCACCCGCGAAGCACTGCTGCATGCCGCGTTGGAGCGCTGGGAGCAGTACGGCGAGCGCGAGGTGCTGGGCCAGATCGAACAGATCAGCGACCCGCGCCAGCGCCTGCCCGAGCTGTTCCGCCGCGTCGCCCACGAGCTGCAGCCGCACCGCGTCTACGCGGCGCTGCTGAAAGCATTGGACCATCCGCAGGTGGTGCCGGTGATGGCCCGCGTGTCGCAGCGGCGTATGGAATTCCTCACCACCGCCTACCGTGAAGCCGGCCTGCCGCCGGCCGAGGCGCTCAACCGCGCGCGGCTGACCTACGCCGCCTATGTCGGCTTCCTGCAGCTGAACTTCACGCTGGGGCTGCCGCGGATCAATCTCGAAGAGTTCGACGCCTATGTCGAACACATGATCGCGACCCTGATCCCGGCCTGA
- a CDS encoding alpha/beta fold hydrolase — protein sequence MVSNIPLSPTVSHFPTADLRLAVETRGPEGGPALLFAHGFGQTRGAWNSTAAALAQAGCRCVSFDARGHGQSEWMAAGADSRTGYHMDQFADDLRRLAAAQPQPPILVGASMGGLLGIVLAGEVRPSPFRALVLVDITPRWETAGVERILAFMQAHPHGFANYAEAAEQIATYLPQRRERKSEQQLRPLLREGADGRLRWHWDPALLAGDLVQESERYQPRLQAAARKIELPVLLLSGGRSDVVSRATVDEFLQLVPHAQHVELPHATHMVAGDANDAFTREVVRFAQSLAPDPPAGASPAPFHRHEVLRCP from the coding sequence ATGGTGAGCAATATCCCGCTGTCCCCGACCGTCAGCCACTTCCCCACCGCCGACTTGCGCCTGGCGGTGGAAACGCGTGGCCCGGAGGGCGGTCCGGCCCTGCTGTTCGCGCATGGCTTCGGTCAGACCCGTGGCGCCTGGAACAGCACAGCCGCGGCGCTGGCGCAGGCGGGCTGCCGCTGCGTCAGTTTCGACGCGCGCGGCCACGGGCAGAGCGAGTGGATGGCAGCTGGCGCCGATTCGCGCACCGGCTACCACATGGACCAGTTCGCCGACGACCTGCGCCGGCTGGCCGCGGCGCAGCCGCAGCCGCCGATCCTGGTCGGCGCCTCGATGGGCGGACTGCTCGGCATCGTGCTCGCCGGCGAAGTGCGGCCCTCGCCGTTCCGTGCGCTGGTGCTGGTGGACATCACGCCGCGCTGGGAAACCGCCGGGGTGGAACGCATCCTCGCCTTCATGCAGGCGCACCCGCACGGGTTCGCCAATTACGCCGAGGCTGCCGAGCAGATCGCCACCTACCTGCCACAGCGGCGCGAACGCAAGAGCGAGCAGCAGTTGCGCCCGCTGCTGCGCGAAGGCGCCGACGGCCGGCTGCGCTGGCACTGGGATCCGGCCCTGCTGGCCGGCGACCTGGTGCAGGAGAGCGAGCGCTACCAGCCACGCCTGCAGGCCGCCGCAAGGAAGATCGAACTGCCCGTGCTGCTGCTGTCCGGCGGGCGCAGCGACGTGGTGTCGCGCGCCACCGTCGACGAATTCCTGCAACTGGTGCCGCACGCGCAGCACGTGGAGTTGCCGCACGCCACGCACATGGTGGCCGGCGACGCGAATGACGCTTTTACGCGCGAGGTGGTCCGCTTCGCGCAGAGCCTTGCCCCTGACCCACCGGCCGGCGCGTCGCCGGCGCCGTTCCATCGCCATGAGGTGTTGAGATGTCCGTGA